One Mytilus trossulus isolate FHL-02 chromosome 5, PNRI_Mtr1.1.1.hap1, whole genome shotgun sequence DNA segment encodes these proteins:
- the LOC134718930 gene encoding uncharacterized protein LOC134718930 isoform X2 produces MTTNDLAIIISTYFSLGLQYEEIIGLLAQRHNVILSMRTLKRRLASYGLYRRKNFSDIFQVAMFIFEQLKSSGCLHGYRWMHSRCLQNGFIVQKEMKELENVVETWNAHRIRKSKHCDINGRPMVLYQAPFLKGTEDYSLPLDNVELNACAEECDFDDSDCDNDILDLADILMEENSWTKTRDPYDRATLYLQMRDIIKQNL; encoded by the exons ATGACCACAAATGATTTAGCTATCATTATTTCAACCTACTTTAGCCTAGGTTTGCAATATGAAGAAATTATTGGTTTGTTGGCTCAAAGacataatgttattttatcTATGAGAACTTTGAAAAGACGCTTAGCTTCGTATGGATTGTACAGACGAAAGAATTTTTCGGATATTTTCCAAGTTGCTATGTTTATCTTCGAACAACTAAAGTCATCTGGTTGTCTCCATGGATACCGTTGGATGCATTCGAGATGCTTACAGAATGGTTTTATTGTCCAAAAGGAGATG AAAGAGCTTGAAAATGTCGTTGAAACATGGAATGCACACCGAATTCGCAAATCGAAGCATTGCGACATAAACGGGCGTCCAATGGTCTTATACCAGGCACCTTTCTTGAAAGGCACCGAGGATTATTCACTACCTTTGGACAATGTCGAACTAAATGCTTGTGCCGAGGAGTGTGACTTCGACGATTCAGACTGTGACAATGACATTTTGGACCTGGCTGACATATTAATGGAGGAAAACAGCTGGACAAAAACAAGAGATCCCTATGACAGAGCCAcactttatttacaaatgagggatataataaaacaaaatttataa
- the LOC134718930 gene encoding uncharacterized protein LOC134718930 isoform X1 → MTTNDLAIIISTYFSLGLQYEEIIGLLAQRHNVILSMRTLKRRLASYGLYRRKNFSDIFQVAMFIFEQLKSSGCLHGYRWMHSRCLQNGFIVQKEMVRILLGILDPSGVAARVKRKLKRRHYRSKGPNYIWHLDSYDKLKPYGICVNGCIDGFSRFIIWLRVGRSNNNPRIVAGFYVEALTSLERVPHSIRSDMGTENSYIAEMQSFLRRNGPGSRTAFLYGTSQHNQRIESWWGILRKECVQFWMEFFEQMKQDGYFTGDFIDKSLIQYFFMDIIRKELENVVETWNAHRIRKSKHCDINGRPMVLYQAPFLKGTEDYSLPLDNVELNACAEECDFDDSDCDNDILDLADILMEENSWTKTRDPYDRATLYLQMRDIIKQNL, encoded by the exons ATGACCACAAATGATTTAGCTATCATTATTTCAACCTACTTTAGCCTAGGTTTGCAATATGAAGAAATTATTGGTTTGTTGGCTCAAAGacataatgttattttatcTATGAGAACTTTGAAAAGACGCTTAGCTTCGTATGGATTGTACAGACGAAAGAATTTTTCGGATATTTTCCAAGTTGCTATGTTTATCTTCGAACAACTAAAGTCATCTGGTTGTCTCCATGGATACCGTTGGATGCATTCGAGATGCTTACAGAATGGTTTTATTGTCCAAAAGGAGATGGTAAGAATCCTATTAGGCATATTGGATCCTTCTGGCGTTGCTGCGAGAGTTAAGCGCAAACTAAAAAGAAGGCACTATAGATCCAAGGGTCCCAACTACATATGGCACCTTGACTCATATGATAAGTTAAAACCGTATGGAATTTGTGTCAACGGATGTATAGATGGGTTTTCAAGGTTTATAATTTGGTTACGTGTTGGTAGAAGCAATAATAACCCACGAATTGTAGCGGGATTTTATGTAGAAGCTTTGACTTCTTTAGAAAGGGTACCACATTCAATACGATCAGACATGGGAACCGAAAACAGTTATATTGCTGAAATGCAGTCATTCTTAAGGAGGAATGGTCCCGGAAGCAGAACAGCTTTTCTCTATGGAACAAGTCAACACAATCAACGTATAGAGAGCTGGTGGGGAATACTTAGAAAAGAATGTGTACAATTTTGGATGGAATTCTTTGAACAGATGAAGCAAGACGGCTACTTCACAGGCGACTTCATCGATAAAAGTCtgatacaatattttttcatggaTATTATCAGA AAAGAGCTTGAAAATGTCGTTGAAACATGGAATGCACACCGAATTCGCAAATCGAAGCATTGCGACATAAACGGGCGTCCAATGGTCTTATACCAGGCACCTTTCTTGAAAGGCACCGAGGATTATTCACTACCTTTGGACAATGTCGAACTAAATGCTTGTGCCGAGGAGTGTGACTTCGACGATTCAGACTGTGACAATGACATTTTGGACCTGGCTGACATATTAATGGAGGAAAACAGCTGGACAAAAACAAGAGATCCCTATGACAGAGCCAcactttatttacaaatgagggatataataaaacaaaatttataa